A segment of the Synechococcus sp. CBW1002 genome:
CCCTCTGGGGCGGTGTCCTCTGGGTGGCGGTGGCGGTGGCGCTGTTTGGCCTGGTACTGGCCCTGCAGACGGCACTGTTGCGGTTGCAGTTCGCCCCTGCCGAGCTGCTGGTGTGGCGCGGTTCGACCTGCATCCGCCGCTTCCCCTATGCCGAGTGGATCGCCTGGCGGCTGTACTGGCCTCCGGTCCCGGTGATCTTCTATTTCCGGGAGCAGCGCAGCATCCACCTGCTGCCGATGTTGTTCGAGGCCGAGGCCCTGGCTGAGCAGTTGCGTCGCCATCTTCCGCATCTGTCGCCGGAGACGTCCGCTGGCGACGCCTGAGCCAAAGTCGCCACGTCCACCGCTCCGCCCCCGCGGGTTCCATTCCCTGCCTCTGAAATCCTGGCCTGATGACTGAGAGCCGCTCGCTGCCCGATTCGCCCACCCCGCTCGACGGCGTTCCGCTCTCTCCAGCGGAAAGCCCCGAAGCTCCTGAGCAGAATCAGACAGGAGAGGGGATGGGCATCGACGAGCCTGCAGCGGGCCAGGAGACATCGGTGGCTGGGGAGCCGGAGCCCCTGGACGAAACCCTGGAGACCCTGCTGACCCTGGCGCTTCAGGATCTGACCGAGCGCCGCAGCGGCCTCGAAGAGGAGATCCGCCAGCTGGAGCGGCGCCGGGAGCAGATCCAGCGCGAGATCGGCAGCAGCTTCAGTGGCCAGTCGGATGCGATCGCCCGCCGGCTCAAGGGTTTTCAGGACTACCTGGTGGGGGCCCTGCAGGATCTGGTGGTGGCGGCCGAGCAGGTGGAACTGGTGGCCCAGCCCCTGGTGGTGCAGCCCTCACCCCTCGATCAGGTGGCCGCTGCATCAGCTACTCCGGAAGCCCCTGCAGCGGCGCCTGTGGCAGCGGCGGGCCTGTTCAGCCAGGACGACGCCCTGATTCGCTCCCGATTGGACCGCTACAGCGGCCAGCCTGATTTCTACGCGGATCCGTGGACCCTGCGTCGCACCCTCGAGGCTGCACAGGCCGCCCTGCTGGAGGACTGGTTCCTGAATCAGGGCGGCCGCGGCGCCCAGGCCAGTGCCGGCAGCCGCAGCCGCAATGCCTTGATCGCCGGTGCGGCGGTGTCGATCCTCGGGGAGCTGTACGGCGAACGCTTCCAGACCCTGGTGCTGGCAGGCCAACCCGAGCGGCTGGGTGAATGGCGCCGGGGTCTGCAGGACTGCCTCGGCCTCGGTCGGGAAGACTTCGGCCCCAACAGCGGCATCGTGCTGTTCGAGCGGGCCGATGCCCTGATCGAGCGGGCTGACCGGCTGGAGGAGCGGGGTGAGCTGCCCTTCATCGTGATCGATGCGGCCGAACGGGTGGTGGAGGTGCCGATCCTGCAGTTCCCCCTCTGGCTCGCCTTCGCGGCCGGTCCCGGTGAACTGGTTGATGACGAGCTCACCTACTAGGGCTGTGCCGCACTGAGCTGCGACTGAGCAGAGCTCAAGGGTCCTGGTCCTGCGTTGCGGCAAGCTCGCAGCGGTCGTTTGCGGCGTCCTGCCCCATGCCCCTGCTGCTCCCCCTGATCGTGCTGCTGGCCGGATATCTGCTGGGGTCCCTCCCCTTCGGCTATCTGGCCGGTCGCTGGCTGCGCGGCATCGATCTGCGGCAGCACGGCTCCGGCTCCACCGGCGCCACCAACGTGTTGCGCGAGGTGGGCAAGGGCCCGGCCCTGGCGGTGTTCCTGCTGGATGTGGGCAAGGGCATCGCGGCCGTGGTGCTGGCACGGGCCGTGCTCGAGCCCCTGGGCGAACCGCTCGGCAGCGGCGCCTGGTTTATCGACAGCGGGGTGGTGGCGGCCGGTCTGGCGGCCCTGGCCGGGCACATCTGGCCGGTCTGGCTGGGCTGGAAAGGGGGCAAGGCCGTGGCCACCGGGCTGGGCATGCTGATCGGCCTGACCTGGCCGGTGGGTCTGGCCTGCTTCGGGATCTTCCTGACGGTGCTGACCATCAGCCGCATCGTCTCCCTCTCCAGCGTGGTGGCGGCCCTCTCCCTGCCCCTGTTGATGCTCGGCTGGTTTGCGGGCAACGGCATGGGCCTGCGGCTTCCCTACCTCGCCCTCGCCGTGATCACCACCCTGCTGGTGGTCTGGCGCCATCGCAGTAACATCCGGCGCCTGCTGGCCGGTACGGAGCCACGGCTGGGCCAACCGCGCCCCTGAGGGCATCTCCAGTGATCCGCAGCTCCTGAGGGCTTCTCCAGTCATCCGGAGCTCCTGAGGCCTGCTCAGGCCAGGGCCCGGCTGCGCTCGGCCGCGGCCACCACCGCCTCGATCAAGGCCGATCGGGCTCCGGCCCGCTCCAGTTCCCGCAGGCCGGCGATGGTGGTGCCGCCCGGGCTGCTGACCATGTCCTTGAGCTGGCCCGGATGGAGCTCCTGCTCGTGCAGCAGGGCTGCGGTGCCGGCCAGGGTGCGGTGTGCCAGGTGATGGGCCAGCACCCTCGGCAGGCCTGCAGCCACGGCTCCATCGGCCATGGCCTCGGCGATCAGGGCCACAAAGGCCGGCCCCGAGGAGGTCAGCGCCAGGAAGGCATCGAGCTGGCTCTCGGGCAGCTCCATCACATCGCCCACCCGCTCGAACAGGTCCTGCACCAGCTGGCGTTGCTGCGGCGTGGGCTGCGGCGTGGAGCCCCCAGATCCCCCACCCCAGGCCAGGCCGGTGAGACCCTGGCGGACCAGGCAGGGGGTGTTGGGAACGGCACGCACGCAGACCCGATGAGGAAACAGGCGCTGCAGCCGCTCCAGGGTCACGCCCGCCAGCACGGAGATCAGCAGGCCTTGCCCAGCTGCACCGCCTGCGCCGGCCACACCGGCCGCTGCAGTGGCCGCCTGATGCAGTTGCTGGGGCTTCACGGCCAGCAACACCACCGGCGCTGCCCAGGCCTCGGCGGGATCGGTGCTTACTGCCAGTCCGTGGCCTTGGCTGAGGCGCTCGGCTGAGGCCGCACTGCCCACGGCCGCCCGCACGTCGGCGGGGGCCAGCTGGCCACTCTCGATCAGGGGAAACAGCAAGGCCTGGGCCATGCGGCCCAGGCCGACCACGCCGAAGCGGGGGGATTCAGCGGAGCTCAAGCCGGAGGGTGGGATCAGAGACCCACATCCTGCCGTCCCCAGGCGGGGCTGGGCGCGGCCTCCGTCTCAGCGGCATGATCGCGGCTGCTCACCACCGTCGGAGACGACGACTCCTCCCCACCGGTGGTGGTGACGGTGACGCAGGACGGGGCGAACAGGAAGATGCTCTCCCCGACCCGTTCCTGGTGACCGTCGATGGCGAAGGTGCCACCGGCCACGAAGTCAACGGCGCGCTGGGCCTGATCCGGCTCCATCATCGTGAGGTTGAGGATCACGGTCTTGCGCTCGCGCAGCGCCTGGATGGCGCGCGGCATCTCATCGAAGCTGCGGGGCTCCATCAGGCTGACCTCCGCAGCCGAGGAGGAGAGGCCTGGCATGCCGATCACATTGGTCCCGCCGAAGGGATCCTCGGCGTTGAAATCGCTGGTCAGGGCCAAGGCGCTGGTGCTGCTGCTGGAACGGGTGCTGCTGCTGGTGCTTGTCGTGGCGTTCACGTCGCCGGCGTCATAGTCGAGATCGTCGTCGTACTCGCCGTCGAGATAGTCATCACCGGAAACGACGGCACGCAGGCGGGAGAACAACGACACGGATGGGGCCTCTGTTGTGATGCTTGGCACCTCAATAGCGTCCCATGAGAACGGTTGCAAGCGCTTCCCCTCAGGGGCGGTGCCCAAACAGGGTGCTGCCGAGCCTCACCCAGGTGCTTCCGGCGGCCACAGCCTCCCGCCAGTCGCCGCTCATCCCCATCGAGAGTTGCCCCAGATTCAGGTCTGCCGCCAGGTTCGCGCAGTCCTGGAACAGGGCCTGCCGATCCGCGGCCTCCAGGCCCTGGGGAGCGATCGTCATCAACCCCAGCGGGCGCAGCGGCGCCAGGGGCCGCAGCCACGGCCAGGCCTCCCGCAGCTCCTCCGGCTCGAAGCCGGTCTTGCTCGGATCGGGCCGCAGCTTCACCTGAAAGAACACCGCTGGGCTGAGGCCCTCCTCGCCGGCAATGCGGGCCAGGCGCTCGGCCAGGCCCAGGCTGTCGACCGAGTGGATCGTGCCGAACCGGCGCAGCACCCCACGGGCCTTGTTGGCCTGCAGGCGCCCGATGAAGTGCCAGTCGAGGGGCGGCGCCAGCCCTGAAAGATCGGCGAGCTCCTCCTGCTTGGTGATGGCCTCCTGCAGCCGACTTTCACCGAAGCTGCGCTGGCCGGCGGCCACCGCTGCCCGGATCTGCTCGCTGGGCTGGCCTTTGCTCACGGCCAGCAGCTGGGTGGAGGAGGGCAGCTGCTGGCGGATCTGCGTGAGTCGTTCGGCCAACCCTGCCGCTGTCATGACCAGGGGATTTCAGATGAAGGTCTGATCGAACAGCTGGCGCCAGCGGGCGTGCACTTCGGGGCCTTCCCGGCGGGAGCGGGCCAGATTCTGCTCGGCGTAGTGGCGGGCATCCATCAGG
Coding sequences within it:
- a CDS encoding cell division protein SepF, producing MSLFSRLRAVVSGDDYLDGEYDDDLDYDAGDVNATTSTSSSTRSSSSTSALALTSDFNAEDPFGGTNVIGMPGLSSSAAEVSLMEPRSFDEMPRAIQALRERKTVILNLTMMEPDQAQRAVDFVAGGTFAIDGHQERVGESIFLFAPSCVTVTTTGGEESSSPTVVSSRDHAAETEAAPSPAWGRQDVGL
- the plsY gene encoding glycerol-3-phosphate 1-O-acyltransferase PlsY — protein: MPLLLPLIVLLAGYLLGSLPFGYLAGRWLRGIDLRQHGSGSTGATNVLREVGKGPALAVFLLDVGKGIAAVVLARAVLEPLGEPLGSGAWFIDSGVVAAGLAALAGHIWPVWLGWKGGKAVATGLGMLIGLTWPVGLACFGIFLTVLTISRIVSLSSVVAALSLPLLMLGWFAGNGMGLRLPYLALAVITTLLVVWRHRSNIRRLLAGTEPRLGQPRP
- the proC gene encoding pyrroline-5-carboxylate reductase, producing MAQALLFPLIESGQLAPADVRAAVGSAASAERLSQGHGLAVSTDPAEAWAAPVVLLAVKPQQLHQAATAAAGVAGAGGAAGQGLLISVLAGVTLERLQRLFPHRVCVRAVPNTPCLVRQGLTGLAWGGGSGGSTPQPTPQQRQLVQDLFERVGDVMELPESQLDAFLALTSSGPAFVALIAEAMADGAVAAGLPRVLAHHLAHRTLAGTAALLHEQELHPGQLKDMVSSPGGTTIAGLRELERAGARSALIEAVVAAAERSRALA
- a CDS encoding DUF3086 domain-containing protein encodes the protein MTESRSLPDSPTPLDGVPLSPAESPEAPEQNQTGEGMGIDEPAAGQETSVAGEPEPLDETLETLLTLALQDLTERRSGLEEEIRQLERRREQIQREIGSSFSGQSDAIARRLKGFQDYLVGALQDLVVAAEQVELVAQPLVVQPSPLDQVAAASATPEAPAAAPVAAAGLFSQDDALIRSRLDRYSGQPDFYADPWTLRRTLEAAQAALLEDWFLNQGGRGAQASAGSRSRNALIAGAAVSILGELYGERFQTLVLAGQPERLGEWRRGLQDCLGLGREDFGPNSGIVLFERADALIERADRLEERGELPFIVIDAAERVVEVPILQFPLWLAFAAGPGELVDDELTY
- a CDS encoding DUF3119 family protein codes for the protein MIDDPASSGPDPAIGTVLAPRYWVSAGVVVLGIALLALQPLWGGVLWVAVAVALFGLVLALQTALLRLQFAPAELLVWRGSTCIRRFPYAEWIAWRLYWPPVPVIFYFREQRSIHLLPMLFEAEALAEQLRRHLPHLSPETSAGDA
- a CDS encoding YggS family pyridoxal phosphate-dependent enzyme, translated to MTAAGLAERLTQIRQQLPSSTQLLAVSKGQPSEQIRAAVAAGQRSFGESRLQEAITKQEELADLSGLAPPLDWHFIGRLQANKARGVLRRFGTIHSVDSLGLAERLARIAGEEGLSPAVFFQVKLRPDPSKTGFEPEELREAWPWLRPLAPLRPLGLMTIAPQGLEAADRQALFQDCANLAADLNLGQLSMGMSGDWREAVAAGSTWVRLGSTLFGHRP